DNA sequence from the Geobacter sp. AOG2 genome:
TCGGCAAATTCCCGCTGATGGCAACTGCCGCACGTTTGCTCCATCATGGTGAAGTTCTGAGAGAGGGTATCGCCACGTTTATCGTGGTACAGGATCGCGGTCACCGCCGTATCCCGGACCTTCTTCCCCCCCTTGTCGGCGCTGACGAGCAGGCGGGCGGCGGGGCTGGCGCCAAACTCCAGCGGATACCTGCGCGGGGAGGTCATGACGGCGAACCCCTTCCCTACCCGCATAAGGCGTCCCATGCCCCGGTGGGCCTCGTCCGGCAGCCGTGCGGCCGGGTTGCCGCGATGGCAATCGCTGCAGGTGGCCGGCATGCCGCTTTGGGCTTCGACCTCCTTTTGGGTGATCGTGAAGCCGGGATACCCCAGCTTTTTCATCGCCGGACCATCCTCGTGGCACCCTCGGCAGCTATCCGCAGACCAAGCCGCTACCGGGGCCAGCAGACACAAGCAAAACGCCAGGCAAAACTTCAACGGGATCATGGAGCCTCCTTTTTGCGGGTCAGGGATGCGGGTCGGCGATTTAACCAGTACCAAAAAATATTTTACCGCGTTTTAACGTAAAGTCATTGGACAGCGGTATAATAATGACAATGGCGTCGGCCACACTATTCATTCAAAAATCAATATGTTGCAATATTGTTACGACATTGGGAGAGTATAGGCACTTTTTTTGCTTTATTCAACTTTCAATATATTCACTTAAAGAAATATTTTACTATTTCTATTTAAATGATATATCTTCGTCAAAAAAAATTCATCGAGGCCAGACACATTGAAAGGGGGTGAAGGCGGAACTGGCCGTGAACCGGGTAATAGAACGGGACAATGGCGGCACGTTCCACGTCGTCATGCCAAGGGCTGATCCCTCACGAAGCTTCCGTGCGGGCAAGTTCGAAATACCAAATAAAAGGAGGAGACCGTGAAGAAGAGAATACTGCCTATGCTGTTGGTCGGGTTGCTTGCGGGGATGAACCTTCCCCACCCGGCGCAGGCCGCCGACGAGGAGTTGCTGCAAAAGGTGGACAAGCTGTACAAGGAGATTGAAACCCTGAAGGGTTCGGTCAAGAAGGTGGAGAATAAATCCATCGGCAGATGGCTGACCATCGGCGGGGATTACCGTTTTCGGTACGACTATCTGAAGGGTAGCACCAAGCCGTTTACCGATGTGAACGCAACCTTTACGAATGCTCAAAACGTTTTGCAGCAGGGGTATTTCAACGCTGTGGCGGCAGGTGATGCCGCGGCGACCCAACAGTTTGCCGGGGCCATTGCCGGAATGACGTCTTTCTCTCAAGCAATGACCGGCGTGAAGACCTATAATCAGGCCTTGACCTTCCTGGGGAACAACCAGGCAATGTTGGGCGCCTTGCAAAACTACGCCGTGACCGTTCCCGCATATAAACCGGAAAACGCCACCCTCTATACCAACAAGCTTGGCCTTGACCTGCATGCCAAGGCCACCCAGGATGTCACCGTCAACACCCGTCTCGTCATGTACAAGGTGTTCGGCTCCCAGGACGATCAGGCCGTCACCAACGGCGACGCCGCCCCCTATTTCGCCGACCGCGTCGGCGTATTCGACGGCACCCTTGGCCATGTTCCCTCCACCAGCTATCTGGACGTGGACCGGGCCTACGCCACCTGGAGCAACATCGCCGACCAGCCTCTCTGGTTCTCGGTCGGCCGCCGTCCCTCCACCAACGGCGCTCCCAGCAACCTGCGCCTCAACAATGAGCGCCCCGGCAACGGCGGTACCCCGTCGCTTCTGGTCGATTACGCCTTTGACGGTATGACCATCGGTTACGCCCCGGACATCGAGATGCTGCCCGGCGCCTATGCCAAGGTTTGCTACGGCCGCGGCTTTGAGAGCGGCTTTCGCTCGACCCCCGCCAACTCCATCGCCGACACCGATATGCTCGGCGTCGCCGTGATTCCGATCGATACCGATCCGCTGCGCGTCTGGCTGCAATG
Encoded proteins:
- a CDS encoding DUF3373 domain-containing protein, which produces MLLVGLLAGMNLPHPAQAADEELLQKVDKLYKEIETLKGSVKKVENKSIGRWLTIGGDYRFRYDYLKGSTKPFTDVNATFTNAQNVLQQGYFNAVAAGDAAATQQFAGAIAGMTSFSQAMTGVKTYNQALTFLGNNQAMLGALQNYAVTVPAYKPENATLYTNKLGLDLHAKATQDVTVNTRLVMYKVFGSQDDQAVTNGDAAPYFADRVGVFDGTLGHVPSTSYLDVDRAYATWSNIADQPLWFSVGRRPSTNGAPSNLRLNNERPGNGGTPSLLVDYAFDGMTIGYAPDIEMLPGAYAKVCYGRGFESGFRSTPANSIADTDMLGVAVIPIDTDPLRVWLQWNRGFNIFDAPTMNNTYFGNTAPKVNLGDIDWWGAGYMSTLKKVGPGDLNFFTDAALSVTHPNNNVSAQFGFQGLMTGAFFNPEAPTSKTGWAVSAGVRYDLPSKTKLGFEYNHGSKNWITFAPAADDMWTSKVGTRGNVYEGYVIQELNLKPISSYFSKTFFRVGYQYYDFEYTGSNNWVGAPVKMSEVNGQMMTTTPLESAHDVYATFEVHF